The Mya arenaria isolate MELC-2E11 chromosome 16, ASM2691426v1 genome includes a window with the following:
- the LOC128221665 gene encoding putative nuclease HARBI1, with protein MVCDANYRITDVIAKWPGSVHDSRMFSEGILCQKLETGQIDGLLLGDSGYPCRKYLMTPYTNPRNLSEERFNTALCRTRVLIEQTFGMLKRRFAVLKYGIRTTPDRAAVYVASCAMLHNFGFEHGPRC; from the exons ATGGTATGTGATGCAAATTACAGGATAACTGATGTTATTGCTAAATGGCCGGGATCTGTGCATGACAGTCGAATGTTCTCGGAGGGGATCTTGTGCCAAAAGTTGGAGACTG GACAGATTGATGGACTGCTGCTTGGGGACAGTGGGTACCCATGTCGAAAATACCTCATGACACCCTATACGAATCCTAGAAATCTGTCGGAGGAAAG ATTCAACACAGCTTTGTGCCGCACCAGAGTGCTCATAGAACAAACATTTGGAATGCTGAAGAGGCGCTTCGCAGTACTGAAATACGGAATAAGAACGACACCAGACAGAGCGGCTGTTTATGTTGCCTCATGTGCAATGTTGCACAACTTTGGTTTTGAGCATGGACCAAGGTGTTGA